One part of the Candidatus Polarisedimenticolia bacterium genome encodes these proteins:
- a CDS encoding DUF2235 domain-containing protein yields the protein MSRNLVICCDGTNREFGSHNTNVIRLIQCLDRGKPERQALFYDPGLGTLPEPGMATWIGKGLSRAFGLAFGAGLGGNVGEAYTFLKDFWQPGDRVFLFGFSRGAYTARVLAGMLHVLGLLPRGSDNLIPYVWRLFKSIRKEGAQKYWNLCDEFRWTFARPMAEGDAKRHFQVHFMGLWDTVSSIGWIWEPVSFPFTATNPSVGVIRHAVSIDERRSFFRQNLFHPAEGQDLREVWFAGVHGDVGGGYPEKDGGLWRYPFEWILDEAEAAGLLVDPQRRQEVAHRTEPFARAWVDPKHESLTPAWWPAEFVPKLRSKPGSSLLRPTLGLGRRRLLKEGSLIHGSALMRLRKGIDAPPNLSGSFVARVRALSSVPEVLPYDSQELPASPWPTRREELPAADRNAR from the coding sequence TCGGCTCGCACAACACCAACGTCATCCGCCTCATCCAGTGCCTGGATCGCGGCAAGCCGGAAAGGCAGGCGCTGTTCTACGATCCCGGCCTTGGAACCCTCCCGGAGCCGGGCATGGCGACCTGGATCGGGAAAGGACTGTCGAGGGCCTTCGGGCTGGCGTTCGGAGCCGGCTTGGGCGGCAACGTCGGCGAGGCCTATACCTTCTTGAAAGATTTCTGGCAGCCGGGTGACCGGGTGTTTCTCTTCGGCTTCAGCCGGGGAGCCTATACGGCCCGGGTGCTCGCCGGCATGCTTCACGTGCTGGGGCTCCTGCCGCGGGGCAGCGACAACCTGATTCCCTACGTCTGGAGACTCTTCAAGTCGATCCGCAAGGAGGGCGCGCAGAAATACTGGAATCTGTGCGACGAATTCCGGTGGACCTTCGCGCGGCCCATGGCCGAAGGAGACGCCAAGCGGCACTTCCAGGTTCATTTCATGGGTCTCTGGGACACCGTCTCGTCGATCGGCTGGATCTGGGAGCCGGTGTCGTTTCCCTTCACCGCCACAAATCCGAGCGTCGGAGTCATTCGTCACGCCGTTTCGATCGACGAGCGGCGCTCCTTCTTTCGCCAGAACCTCTTCCATCCGGCGGAGGGTCAGGATCTGCGGGAGGTCTGGTTCGCCGGCGTCCACGGCGACGTCGGAGGGGGCTATCCGGAGAAGGATGGCGGGCTGTGGAGGTATCCTTTCGAATGGATTCTCGACGAAGCCGAAGCCGCCGGCCTTCTCGTCGATCCGCAGCGTCGCCAGGAAGTGGCGCATCGGACCGAGCCGTTCGCGCGGGCCTGGGTGGATCCCAAGCACGAGTCCCTGACGCCGGCCTGGTGGCCGGCGGAGTTCGTTCCCAAGCTCCGAAGCAAGCCCGGCTCCTCGCTCCTGCGGCCGACGCTCGGCCTGGGCCGCCGGCGGCTCCTCAAGGAGGGCTCGCTGATTCACGGATCCGCGTTGATGCGCCTTCGCAAGGGCATCGATGCCCCTCCCAACCTCTCCGGCTCATTCGTCGCGAGGGTCCGCGCGCTGTCCTCGGTGCCTGAAGTGCTGCCGTATGATTCGCAGGAGCTTC